One window of the Methylovirgula sp. HY1 genome contains the following:
- a CDS encoding tetratricopeptide repeat protein translates to MPPSPQEKMHAEPATGAGRSADDLRLQLALTAALDCVNTGAVAEALAHLKPVEPIAAARENASYVFGLFYFNLGEAQQALEWLDRAISLKADFPDALAARAVVLQRLGHTQEALANFETILRIDPGNHEAMYMSGVIHQSLDHRPEALAAYDRALVQKPDYCEALTNRGVLLEQMGRFEEALASFDAAMVLRPGDAAAHFNRGSVLQRLGRFDAALAAYDQARALGAADAEIELNRGNTLQKLGRFEAALAGYDAALGLRPEYPQAHYNRGIALHRLGRLSEALMAFDAALAQKPGYPEALCNRGNVLHELRRFAEAIDSYDAALQLRPIFPQARINRINGLFALEHYQDALEGCAEILAREPEHAQANCVRGAALHKLGRLEMALVALDRALRAQPDFPEAWLNRGNVLQEFGRYDEAMESYDKALALRPDYAEVLSSRGVALKELGRLSEAMAAFDEALRLKPDYPDARNNQAGALLLCGDLVRGFAAYESRWERGNAPRKTIYSKLPTWRGEPLEARRILVWDEQGLGDLIEFCRYLPALADRGAEVTLLGRRSTFRLLGTLPRVPHFVENVVDESIYDYQIALMSLPHVFGTTPETIPGQIPYLYAEPERVAQWSARIGDSGFRIGICWRGNPKINLERNIPLSNFAPLAAIEGVRLISLMKEDQGATKSVDFPIETLDSDFDGADAFVDTAAVMAHLDLIVTSDTSIAHLAGALGRPTYVALKRVPDWRWSMQGERSPWYPTLRLFRQIDRGDWRPVFDKIAADVVARMNFPIA, encoded by the coding sequence ATGCCCCCCTCTCCGCAAGAAAAAATGCATGCCGAACCAGCTACGGGCGCCGGCAGGTCGGCTGATGATCTGCGGCTGCAGCTCGCGCTGACCGCGGCCCTCGACTGCGTCAATACCGGCGCTGTGGCGGAGGCGCTGGCGCATCTCAAGCCCGTCGAGCCGATTGCCGCTGCGCGGGAGAATGCCAGCTACGTCTTTGGGCTGTTTTATTTCAACCTAGGCGAGGCGCAGCAGGCGCTCGAATGGCTCGATCGCGCTATTAGTCTGAAAGCCGATTTTCCGGATGCACTGGCTGCCCGCGCGGTGGTCCTGCAAAGGCTCGGGCATACACAGGAAGCGCTCGCGAACTTCGAGACTATTTTGCGGATCGATCCCGGCAATCATGAAGCTATGTATATGAGCGGCGTCATCCACCAGAGCCTCGATCACCGGCCTGAGGCGCTGGCGGCTTATGATCGGGCGCTTGTTCAAAAGCCGGATTATTGCGAGGCTTTGACCAATCGCGGGGTGTTGCTGGAACAAATGGGCCGTTTCGAGGAAGCTTTGGCCTCTTTCGATGCGGCAATGGTGTTGCGGCCCGGCGATGCGGCCGCACATTTCAACCGCGGTTCGGTGCTGCAAAGGCTCGGCCGTTTCGATGCGGCTCTCGCCGCCTATGACCAGGCGCGGGCGCTTGGTGCCGCCGATGCGGAAATCGAACTCAACCGCGGTAACACGCTGCAAAAGCTCGGTCGGTTTGAGGCGGCGCTCGCGGGCTATGATGCGGCGCTGGGGCTGCGGCCCGAATATCCGCAAGCGCATTATAATCGCGGCATTGCCTTGCACCGCCTCGGCCGCCTGTCCGAGGCTCTGATGGCCTTTGATGCGGCGCTCGCACAAAAGCCGGGCTATCCGGAAGCCTTATGCAATCGCGGCAATGTTTTGCACGAGCTGCGGCGTTTCGCGGAGGCGATCGATTCCTATGACGCGGCTCTGCAGCTGCGCCCGATTTTTCCGCAAGCCCGGATCAATCGCATCAATGGCCTGTTCGCGCTGGAGCACTATCAGGATGCGCTCGAAGGCTGCGCCGAAATTCTCGCGCGCGAGCCCGAGCATGCCCAGGCCAATTGCGTCCGCGGTGCGGCGCTGCATAAGCTCGGTCGACTCGAAATGGCTTTGGTCGCCCTCGATCGCGCTTTGCGCGCGCAGCCGGATTTTCCCGAGGCATGGCTCAATCGCGGCAATGTCTTGCAAGAGTTCGGGCGCTACGACGAGGCGATGGAGAGCTATGACAAGGCGCTTGCCCTTCGCCCCGACTATGCCGAAGTTCTGTCGAGCCGCGGCGTTGCTTTGAAGGAACTCGGCCGGCTGAGCGAAGCGATGGCGGCTTTCGACGAAGCCTTGCGATTGAAGCCGGACTATCCAGACGCGCGCAACAATCAGGCCGGGGCACTTTTGCTTTGCGGCGATCTCGTCAGAGGTTTTGCCGCTTATGAAAGCCGCTGGGAGCGCGGCAACGCGCCGCGCAAGACGATCTATTCCAAGCTTCCGACATGGCGCGGCGAACCACTCGAGGCTCGCCGCATTCTGGTCTGGGACGAGCAGGGGCTCGGCGATCTCATCGAGTTCTGTCGTTATCTGCCGGCGCTTGCCGATCGCGGCGCGGAGGTCACCTTGCTCGGCCGGCGCTCGACCTTTCGCCTGCTCGGCACATTGCCCCGCGTCCCGCATTTCGTCGAAAACGTCGTCGACGAAAGCATTTACGATTATCAGATCGCTTTGATGAGCCTGCCGCATGTCTTCGGCACGACGCCCGAAACGATCCCAGGGCAGATTCCCTACCTCTATGCGGAGCCGGAGCGTGTGGCGCAATGGAGCGCGCGGATCGGCGACAGCGGTTTTCGCATCGGCATCTGCTGGCGCGGCAATCCGAAGATCAATCTCGAAAGAAACATTCCATTGTCGAATTTCGCGCCTCTGGCGGCGATCGAAGGCGTGCGGCTGATCAGCCTGATGAAGGAAGATCAGGGGGCGACAAAATCGGTGGATTTTCCGATCGAGACGCTCGATTCCGATTTCGATGGAGCGGACGCTTTTGTGGACACGGCAGCGGTGATGGCGCATCTCGATCTGATCGTGACGTCCGACACGTCGATCGCGCATCTCGCGGGCGCACTCGGGCGACCGACCTATGTGGCGCTGAAACGCGTGCCCGACTGGCGTTGGTCGATGCAAGGCGAGCGCTCACCGTGGTATCCGACCTTGCGGCTGTTCCGCCAGATCGACCGCGGCGACTGGCGGCCGGTGTTCGACAAGATCGCGGCGGACGTCGTCGCGCGCATGAATTTCCCGATTGCTTGA
- the hrcA gene encoding heat-inducible transcriptional repressor HrcA, producing MRIDISALGMMNERPREIFRHIVESYLAFGEPVGSRHLSRLLPMALSPASVRNVMQDLEELGLIYAPHTSAGRLPTELGLRFFVDAMLEIGDIGGEERSQIEAQIKASSQDQTLESMLSDAMTMLSGLTRSAGLVVTTKENARLKHIEFMRLDPERALAVLVASDGSVENRVVPLPRGLPASALVDASNYLNARIAGRTIAQAKAAIEETRVMAEAELGELTARLVEAGFASWVDVAGQGQQLIVRGQANLLENLTALEELERIRLLLADLETQKDVVDLLNRAEGGEGVRIFIGSENNLFSLSGSSMIAAPFHDSQHHIVGVLGVIGPTRLNYSRIVPMVDYTSKLVGRVVQGR from the coding sequence ATGCGTATCGATATCAGCGCCCTCGGTATGATGAACGAGCGGCCGCGCGAGATTTTCCGCCATATTGTCGAATCCTATCTCGCTTTCGGCGAGCCGGTGGGTTCGCGGCATTTGTCCCGGCTTTTGCCCATGGCGCTGTCGCCCGCTTCAGTCCGCAATGTGATGCAGGATCTCGAAGAGCTTGGACTGATCTATGCCCCGCATACGAGCGCCGGCCGCCTGCCGACGGAACTTGGTCTGCGCTTCTTCGTCGATGCCATGCTTGAGATCGGCGACATCGGCGGCGAAGAACGTTCCCAGATCGAGGCGCAGATCAAGGCTTCCTCGCAGGATCAGACGCTCGAGAGCATGCTGAGCGATGCGATGACCATGTTGTCCGGCCTGACCCGCAGCGCCGGCCTGGTGGTGACGACGAAGGAGAATGCCCGGCTCAAGCATATCGAGTTCATGCGGCTCGATCCCGAGCGCGCCCTCGCCGTGCTCGTCGCCTCCGACGGCTCCGTCGAAAATCGCGTCGTGCCTCTGCCGCGCGGCCTGCCCGCCTCGGCGCTGGTCGATGCCAGCAATTATCTCAACGCCCGCATCGCCGGCCGCACGATCGCGCAAGCCAAGGCAGCGATCGAAGAAACCCGCGTGATGGCCGAAGCCGAACTCGGCGAATTGACGGCGCGCCTCGTCGAAGCGGGCTTTGCGAGCTGGGTCGATGTGGCGGGCCAAGGCCAGCAGCTCATCGTGCGCGGCCAAGCCAATCTTTTGGAAAATCTGACGGCGCTCGAAGAACTCGAACGCATCCGCCTCCTCTTGGCCGATCTCGAAACCCAAAAGGATGTCGTCGATCTCTTGAACCGGGCGGAGGGCGGCGAAGGCGTGCGTATCTTCATCGGCTCCGAGAACAATCTATTTTCGCTCTCCGGCTCATCGATGATCGCCGCGCCCTTCCATGACAGCCAGCATCATATCGTCGGCGTGCTCGGCGTCATCGGCCCGACGCGGCTGAATTATTCGCGCATCGTGCCGATGGTCGATTACACGTCAAAGCTCGTCGGCCGCGTCGTGCAGGGACGGTAG
- a CDS encoding chemotaxis protein CheW produces MTELGKADAAKAREMITFLIGNQEFCIDVMSVREIRVWAPVTPVAQAPSYVCGVINLRGNVLPIIDFAARLGFPPAQPTTRHAILVVQIGGQTIGLLVEGVSEILTINEGLIQPTPDIASQAAKDFVSGIVATEGRMISLISLGAILPPSNEQAAA; encoded by the coding sequence ATGACTGAACTGGGCAAGGCGGACGCCGCCAAGGCGCGCGAAATGATTACGTTCCTGATTGGCAATCAGGAGTTCTGTATCGATGTCATGTCGGTACGAGAAATTCGAGTTTGGGCACCGGTGACGCCGGTGGCGCAGGCGCCAAGCTACGTCTGCGGCGTCATTAACCTACGCGGCAATGTTCTGCCGATCATCGATTTTGCGGCGCGATTGGGCTTCCCACCGGCCCAACCGACGACGCGGCACGCCATCCTGGTCGTCCAGATCGGCGGTCAGACCATCGGCTTGCTGGTCGAAGGCGTGTCGGAGATTCTGACGATCAACGAAGGCCTGATCCAGCCGACGCCCGATATTGCTTCGCAGGCCGCGAAGGATTTCGTCAGTGGCATCGTCGCCACCGAAGGGCGCATGATCAGCCTGATTTCGCTCGGAGCCATATTGCCGCCAAGCAACGAGCAAGCTGCGGCTTAA
- a CDS encoding PAS domain-containing methyl-accepting chemotaxis protein, which yields MFDFSLLSKSDTKAVLAALSQSLGIIEFDPTGTILSANENFCKVLGYSLSEIKGQHHSMLVEPDYARSAEYKDFWTKLGRGQFDAREYKRIGKGGREIWIQASYNPVMNSNGKVLKVVKVATDITAEKLKAAEFEGKLDAISRVQGVIEFTPAGEVITANENFLNVLGYRLDEIKGKHHRMFVEPSYAQSDDYQAFWRKLNGGEFVVAEFKRIGKGGKEVWIQASYNPIFDLNKKVTKVVKFATDVTERVRAVNEIGVGLARLADRDVEYRIDKAFIADFEKLRLDLNAAFENLQSTLLQVAESTSSIASGTAEISAASDDLSRRTEQQAASLEETAAALDEITATVKKSAEGASHARQVAAAADDDAKKSAFVVRQAVEAMDGIAKSSLQISQIIGVIDEIAFQTNLLALNAGVEAARAGDAGRGFAVVASEVRALAQRSAEAAKEIKSLISASTTQVDRGVALVAETGKSLERIMIQVGEINSVISEIASGANEQATGLVQVNTAINEMDQVTQQNAAMVEESTAASRSLSQETSQLSGLVGQFKIGRSTEANPLRRELQKIAPHAFHQPMKAASGRMETRKAPVPRLARARSKAIVNGASAGEESGDWKEF from the coding sequence ATGTTTGATTTTAGTCTTCTTTCCAAGTCGGACACGAAAGCGGTGCTGGCGGCTCTCAGTCAGTCGCTCGGCATTATCGAGTTCGATCCGACGGGAACGATTCTTTCGGCGAACGAAAATTTCTGCAAGGTTCTCGGCTATAGCCTTTCGGAAATCAAAGGCCAGCATCACAGCATGCTCGTCGAGCCGGATTACGCCCGCAGCGCGGAGTACAAAGACTTTTGGACGAAGCTCGGTCGCGGCCAGTTTGACGCGCGCGAATATAAGCGCATCGGCAAGGGCGGGCGGGAAATCTGGATTCAAGCATCTTACAATCCGGTGATGAATTCAAATGGCAAGGTTTTGAAGGTCGTCAAGGTGGCGACCGATATCACGGCGGAAAAACTCAAAGCCGCCGAGTTCGAGGGCAAGCTCGACGCCATCTCACGCGTCCAAGGCGTCATCGAATTCACACCGGCCGGGGAAGTCATCACCGCGAATGAAAATTTTCTAAACGTGCTGGGCTACCGCCTTGATGAGATCAAGGGCAAGCATCATCGCATGTTCGTCGAGCCGAGCTACGCGCAATCCGATGATTACCAAGCATTTTGGAGGAAATTGAACGGCGGAGAATTTGTCGTCGCCGAGTTCAAGCGCATCGGCAAGGGCGGCAAGGAGGTGTGGATTCAAGCGTCCTATAATCCGATCTTCGATCTCAACAAAAAGGTGACAAAAGTCGTTAAATTCGCGACGGACGTCACCGAACGCGTGCGCGCCGTGAACGAGATTGGCGTGGGGTTGGCGCGCCTGGCTGACAGAGACGTCGAATATCGGATCGACAAAGCGTTCATTGCGGATTTCGAAAAGCTCCGCTTGGATCTCAACGCGGCATTTGAAAATCTGCAATCCACATTGCTGCAGGTCGCCGAAAGCACCAGCTCGATCGCGTCGGGAACGGCGGAGATATCGGCGGCTTCCGACGATCTTTCCCGCCGCACCGAGCAGCAAGCCGCCAGTCTCGAAGAGACCGCGGCGGCCCTCGACGAAATCACCGCGACCGTCAAGAAATCCGCCGAAGGCGCGAGTCACGCGCGTCAAGTCGCAGCGGCGGCCGACGACGATGCCAAGAAGAGTGCGTTCGTGGTGCGGCAGGCGGTCGAAGCGATGGACGGAATTGCCAAATCCTCGCTGCAGATCAGCCAGATCATCGGCGTGATCGACGAGATCGCGTTCCAAACCAATCTTCTGGCGCTGAATGCCGGTGTCGAGGCCGCGCGCGCCGGTGACGCGGGGCGCGGCTTTGCCGTGGTGGCTTCCGAAGTGCGGGCGCTCGCCCAGCGTTCGGCCGAGGCCGCGAAGGAGATCAAGAGCCTGATTTCAGCGTCGACGACGCAGGTCGATCGCGGTGTCGCCCTGGTCGCCGAAACCGGCAAGTCGCTGGAGCGCATCATGATCCAGGTAGGCGAAATCAACAGCGTCATCTCCGAGATTGCCTCAGGCGCCAACGAGCAAGCGACAGGGCTCGTGCAAGTCAACACGGCGATCAATGAGATGGACCAGGTGACGCAGCAGAACGCGGCGATGGTCGAGGAATCGACGGCGGCGAGCCGGTCGCTGTCGCAGGAAACGTCGCAGCTCTCTGGTTTGGTCGGGCAGTTCAAGATCGGCCGCTCCACCGAGGCCAATCCCTTGCGCCGTGAATTGCAAAAGATTGCCCCACATGCCTTCCATCAGCCGATGAAGGCCGCGTCGGGACGCATGGAAACGCGCAAGGCGCCTGTCCCACGGTTGGCGCGCGCCCGCTCCAAAGCGATCGTGAATGGTGCCTCCGCCGGCGAAGAATCAGGCGACTGGAAAGAGTTTTGA
- the prmC gene encoding peptide chain release factor N(5)-glutamine methyltransferase, whose product MRQEPSLVLDPAASLSAVQRQLAKFFAGARSGQGEAMTEARMLLCAALGIDHTVFLRDGDKPIGAQGAEAIERLACFAARRAKHEPVARILGRREFWGLDLAIGPAVLDPRADTETLVEAVLAAMAQRRDAPLRLLDLGTGSGALLCALLVSFPQAFGIGVDVSKAACRVAAKNLDALGFSARGMIVCGDWTKALRGGFDIIVSNPPYIAHAEIATLAPDVRDYDPMLALDGGDDGFAAYRALAPALPHLLAPEGIAGFEFGIGQASGVGDLLKAAGLSVMGAKRDLAGIERVIVAKRG is encoded by the coding sequence ATGAGGCAGGAGCCTTCGCTCGTCCTCGATCCCGCCGCATCGCTGAGTGCCGTGCAGCGCCAGCTTGCGAAATTTTTCGCGGGCGCCAGATCGGGGCAGGGCGAAGCGATGACCGAGGCGCGGATGCTTCTCTGCGCCGCGCTCGGGATCGATCACACCGTCTTCCTGCGCGATGGCGACAAGCCGATCGGTGCCCAAGGCGCGGAAGCGATCGAAAGGCTCGCCTGTTTCGCGGCGCGCCGGGCGAAGCACGAGCCGGTTGCGCGTATTCTCGGCCGCCGCGAATTTTGGGGCCTCGATCTGGCGATCGGTCCGGCGGTGCTCGATCCGCGCGCCGACACGGAGACATTGGTCGAGGCGGTGCTGGCGGCGATGGCGCAGCGCCGCGATGCGCCTTTGCGCCTTCTCGATCTCGGCACCGGCTCCGGCGCGCTTTTATGCGCGCTGCTCGTGTCTTTCCCGCAGGCTTTTGGAATTGGCGTCGATGTATCAAAAGCGGCTTGCCGGGTGGCCGCGAAAAATCTCGATGCGCTCGGTTTTTCCGCGCGCGGGATGATTGTCTGCGGCGATTGGACGAAGGCCCTGCGCGGCGGCTTCGATATCATCGTGTCGAACCCGCCCTATATTGCGCATGCCGAGATTGCGACGCTCGCTCCCGATGTCCGTGATTATGATCCCATGCTGGCGCTCGACGGCGGCGACGATGGATTTGCCGCCTATCGCGCGCTCGCGCCGGCACTGCCACACTTGCTTGCGCCTGAAGGGATCGCCGGCTTCGAATTCGGCATCGGACAGGCGTCAGGCGTTGGCGATTTGTTGAAAGCGGCAGGGCTCAGCGTGATGGGCGCAAAGCGCGATCTCGCTGGGATCGAACGGGTCATCGTGGCGAAGCGAGGTTAG
- the htpG gene encoding molecular chaperone HtpG, translated as MTEMDGQTHAFQADVARLLDLMVHSVYSERNIFLRELVSNGADACEKLRHEALADPSLTADCPGFLITVGLDKANRILTVTDNGIGMSKEELASSLGTIARSGTRAFLEKLRADAKEDGPVGSDLIGQFGIGFYSAFMVANHIDVLSRRAGTSEAYRWSSDGRGSFSIVPLPLEEAPARGTKVILHLNETSDDYLDAYRVERILRDYSSAIAVPVELVELGQEPAAETPPQDAAEEAAQKPREPRRITDGSALWTKPKSAVSDDDYTEFYRNLSGQFDKPALTLHWRAEGRHEYSVLAFVPGSQPFDLFDPARKGRGKLYVRHVLIAQDAEILPGWLRFVRLVVDSADLPLNMSREMIQESPVYAAIKKAVTNRVVQELTKLSESDAEAYANVWSHFGAVMKEGLYEDPERRDALFKLARFTTSTYPEGKRSLADYVAALRPNQTAIYYLLGEEVKRLNVSPQLEGFRSRGIEVLLLSDPIDAFWVSTAVGYDGKPFKSVSQGAADIKSIAPEAGKETPAAEPPSGQLASLFALMKQELADVVDDVRASDRLSESPACLIAPDHGMDRRLERMLAEHGQLGALSKPVLEINPTHPLVSVLAERVGQADKATLDDIIWLLFEEARLMEGEKPQDASGFATRLTRILLKAAREPAA; from the coding sequence ATGACGGAGATGGACGGCCAGACCCATGCATTCCAGGCGGATGTGGCCCGGCTTCTCGATCTCATGGTCCATTCGGTCTATTCCGAACGCAATATTTTTCTGCGCGAACTCGTGTCCAACGGCGCTGATGCCTGTGAGAAATTGCGTCACGAGGCTCTGGCCGATCCGTCGCTGACGGCAGATTGCCCAGGCTTTCTCATCACGGTGGGCCTCGATAAGGCCAATCGGATTTTGACCGTCACCGATAATGGAATCGGCATGTCCAAGGAGGAGCTGGCGAGTTCGCTGGGCACGATCGCCCGGTCCGGCACGCGCGCCTTTTTGGAAAAGCTGCGGGCTGATGCGAAAGAGGACGGGCCGGTCGGCAGCGATCTGATCGGCCAGTTCGGCATCGGCTTTTATTCGGCCTTCATGGTCGCCAACCATATCGATGTCTTGTCGCGCCGCGCCGGGACCAGCGAGGCCTATCGTTGGAGTTCGGACGGCAGGGGCAGCTTTTCCATTGTGCCGCTGCCGCTCGAAGAGGCGCCGGCGCGTGGCACCAAAGTCATTCTTCATTTGAACGAGACGAGTGACGACTATCTCGATGCCTATCGCGTCGAGAGAATCCTGCGCGATTATTCGAGCGCCATCGCGGTGCCGGTCGAACTCGTCGAACTCGGGCAGGAACCGGCCGCGGAGACGCCGCCGCAGGATGCGGCCGAGGAGGCGGCGCAAAAGCCGCGTGAGCCGCGCCGCATCACCGATGGCTCGGCGCTTTGGACGAAGCCTAAAAGCGCCGTCAGCGACGATGATTATACGGAGTTCTATCGCAATCTCTCCGGCCAGTTCGACAAGCCGGCGCTCACGCTGCATTGGCGTGCCGAGGGCCGGCATGAATATTCGGTGCTGGCCTTCGTTCCGGGCTCGCAACCTTTCGATCTCTTCGATCCGGCGCGCAAAGGCCGCGGCAAGCTCTATGTTCGCCATGTGCTGATTGCGCAGGATGCGGAGATTCTGCCCGGCTGGCTGCGTTTCGTCCGTCTCGTCGTCGATTCCGCCGATCTGCCGCTCAATATGTCGCGCGAGATGATTCAAGAAAGTCCGGTCTATGCGGCGATCAAGAAGGCGGTGACCAATCGCGTCGTGCAGGAACTCACGAAACTTTCGGAGAGCGACGCAGAAGCTTATGCAAATGTCTGGTCGCATTTCGGCGCTGTCATGAAGGAGGGGCTCTATGAAGACCCGGAACGGCGCGACGCTTTGTTCAAGCTCGCCCGCTTCACGACCTCTACCTATCCCGAAGGCAAGCGCAGCCTCGCCGATTATGTCGCCGCGCTGCGGCCGAACCAGACGGCGATCTATTATCTGCTCGGCGAAGAAGTGAAGCGGCTCAACGTCAGCCCGCAGCTCGAAGGTTTTCGCAGCCGCGGCATCGAGGTTTTGCTGCTGTCCGATCCGATCGATGCCTTCTGGGTTTCGACGGCTGTCGGCTATGACGGCAAGCCGTTCAAATCGGTGTCGCAAGGTGCTGCCGACATCAAATCCATCGCGCCCGAAGCGGGCAAGGAAACGCCGGCTGCCGAACCGCCTTCCGGCCAGCTCGCCAGTCTCTTTGCTTTGATGAAGCAGGAGCTTGCCGACGTGGTAGACGATGTCCGCGCCTCCGATCGGCTGTCCGAGAGCCCTGCCTGTCTGATTGCGCCCGACCATGGCATGGATCGGCGTCTCGAGCGCATGCTGGCTGAGCATGGCCAATTGGGCGCCTTGTCGAAACCCGTGCTCGAAATCAATCCGACGCACCCGCTCGTCAGCGTGCTCGCCGAACGCGTCGGCCAGGCGGATAAGGCGACGCTCGACGACATCATCTGGCTTCTTTTCGAAGAGGCGCGGCTGATGGAAGGCGAGAAGCCGCAAGACGCCAGCGGCTTTGCGACGCGGCTCACCCGCATCCTGCTCAAAGCTGCGCGCGAACCGGCTGCATGA
- a CDS encoding DUF2794 domain-containing protein: MSAESTEDCQPAGRVVPLVEGRSSKAAWPAPLAAVPGKVAFDRTELRQILDLYGRKVADGEWRDYAIEFTSQKAVFSIYRRAAEFPLYRIEKTGRMVRQQGAYSVLAANGRVLKSSHDLAPIIKALDKQLTLVSG; encoded by the coding sequence ATGAGCGCGGAGTCTACTGAAGATTGTCAGCCAGCGGGCCGGGTGGTTCCCCTCGTCGAGGGAAGAAGTTCCAAAGCCGCCTGGCCCGCCCCCCTTGCCGCCGTCCCTGGAAAGGTCGCCTTCGACCGAACCGAGCTGCGGCAGATTCTGGATCTCTATGGCCGCAAGGTCGCTGATGGCGAATGGCGCGACTATGCGATCGAATTCACGAGCCAGAAGGCCGTGTTCTCGATCTATCGGCGAGCCGCGGAATTTCCCTTGTACCGCATCGAAAAGACCGGACGAATGGTCCGCCAACAAGGCGCCTATAGCGTGCTTGCCGCGAACGGTCGCGTGCTGAAAAGCAGCCATGATCTGGCCCCCATCATCAAGGCTCTCGACAAGCAACTCACACTCGTTTCGGGATGA
- a CDS encoding Bax inhibitor-1/YccA family protein, translated as MSDFDRNAVRWGQGAVRGRAEIDQGLRSYMLGVYNNMVMGLAITGLVAYGVNMFAVTTDPAAAAIPVVGIGHMMLTPLGQALYMTPLKWLVMLAPLGFVFFFSFRLSQMSAATARNTFYLFSAAMGLSLSTVLLIYTGASVYRAFFETAAAFGALSLYGYTTKRDLSAMGSFLMMGLFGLIIASVVNLFLHSSAFQFGLSILTVLIFAGLTAWDTQAIKDMYYASDDYEVATKKSVNGALMLYLDFINIFQSLLYLTGSRNN; from the coding sequence ATGTCCGACTTCGATCGCAACGCTGTCCGTTGGGGGCAAGGGGCCGTCCGCGGGCGCGCCGAAATCGACCAGGGCCTTCGCTCTTACATGCTCGGCGTCTACAACAATATGGTGATGGGCCTCGCAATCACCGGCTTGGTCGCCTATGGCGTGAACATGTTCGCCGTCACGACCGATCCCGCCGCGGCGGCGATCCCGGTCGTCGGCATCGGCCATATGATGCTGACCCCGCTCGGCCAGGCGCTTTACATGACGCCGCTCAAATGGCTGGTGATGCTGGCCCCGCTCGGCTTCGTGTTCTTCTTCTCGTTCCGCCTCAGCCAGATGTCGGCCGCGACGGCACGCAACACATTCTATTTGTTCTCGGCGGCCATGGGTCTGTCGCTGTCGACAGTCCTGCTGATCTACACCGGCGCGTCGGTGTACCGGGCCTTTTTCGAGACAGCGGCTGCTTTCGGTGCTTTGAGCCTCTACGGCTATACGACCAAGCGCGATCTCTCCGCCATGGGCTCATTCCTGATGATGGGTCTGTTCGGGCTGATCATTGCCAGCGTTGTGAACCTCTTCCTGCACAGCTCGGCCTTTCAGTTCGGCCTGTCGATCCTGACCGTTCTGATCTTCGCAGGCCTCACCGCTTGGGATACGCAGGCGATCAAGGACATGTATTATGCGTCGGACGATTACGAGGTCGCGACCAAGAAATCGGTCAATGGCGCGTTGATGCTCTATCTCGATTTCATCAACATCTTCCAGTCGCTGCTCTATCTCACCGGATCGCGCAACAACTGA